Genomic segment of Mastomys coucha isolate ucsf_1 unplaced genomic scaffold, UCSF_Mcou_1 pScaffold23, whole genome shotgun sequence:
gagagaaagaaagaaagagaggaaacatGGTAAGCTCCTTAGAAACCTTTTATATTAGTTTTgggtaactttttctttttacataatttatataaaaatctgAAAGTACAAATAAAATCACCTATAACCCCTTCTCACACCCTTCCCATACTGACTGTGCCTTACTAGTCTGTCTGAATGAAGatatataatgtaaaatgtaGCATTCACTTTATGAATGTTTTCAAGATGAACTTACATCTGCAACCAAAATGCAGCCTGATTTAGCAAAAGAAGCAATTTATTCTTTCTAAAGCATCATTTTCGTTTTAATGGGCCCACCATGGCCTATCACTGAAGTGCTTTGACACTGAATAGAAAGGCTCACAGTAGGGCAGATGGACATGGTTTGGATTATATTCATATACAAAGCACATCATGAGCTCAGTCAAggacttcatttttaaatcttgGGGCCAGCACTACATTTGAATTCAAATTCAGTAATGTCTTTAGATCAACTTCAGCTGACAAATTCCTTAGAAGAAAGTGGAATAAAGCAATTTGATGGGAATTATGCTGTGCAGGGGCTTGTCACTCTAGATATTTCACTTTTACATTCaatttttttccaattaatttAAAGGTAACTGCCATATGCCAGATAGCCAGGCCATTTgtcattattattcatttatttttatgtaggaCTGTCACTTACAAGGACATAATTCTTAAGGAAACATAATTGCTCCAAACTTAGCAACTTGGTTATTAAAAATTTTGTGAAATCTTTTCCCTGGAAGAAACTAAGGGGGTTAGGAGAGAGCTCGCCAGGGACTGGCGACAGGCATGCACTGTTGGGCTTTCTGGTCCTCTCTTGTCTGATGGGCTTCTTACCCTGGGTCCCAGGACCATCAACTTATAGAACATTGTTCCAAGCATTATAGAGTAAACAACAAAACTCACTGGTGGGTTGTGGCTtctagagacagagaaggagtgCTCAGAACCCTGTGGGCTGAGCTCCACAGCATGTGGAGCTCACATCCATTCCTAGATCCTGTAGCTGTTCTCGTCACACTTATGAGCTGACAAGGACACAGAACCACATACTCAAGAGTCTAAAAAGCTAGGAGTGGGAAGGAACGTTAGAACCCACGCTATACAGTATTATCATGTAGGCCATGACATTGAGAGCCGTAGAGGTCACTCAGGAAGACAACCCTGGGATAAAAAAGCGCCCGTCATCGTATGCTCATGACCTACCCCAGGGTGCTCTTAGCTCCCTGTGTGTGCAGGCCAAGGCATAGAGTGATTGGGAAGGTTGTCCTCTATGGGAGTGACTCCCCAAGACTCCTAAAGCCTAGAGTTGTATTTACAGTGAAAGCAGTCCCTGATTTCCACTCAAAACCCACTTTGACTCTTTCTCAACAGTGGTTAAAAGATATGAAGTTGGTGGGGAAAAATTAAAGGTAAACTTATATATAAGTCAAAGATGTGACCATGAGAGACTAAAGAGCTGACTCAggctgagagcacttgctgctcttgaagaggacaaGAGTTGCCTTCCAAGCACCCATGTTTAGTTGctttcaaccatctgtaactccagacctCCAGGAGGCTGCTTCTAGCTTCTGTGGATACCAAAACACTGACACCCATACCCACAAGAGGGAGGGAATTAAGGTAAATCTTTAAAAGCACTTCAAAATTATGACCAAGTATGAGCaatctaattttagtttttagtttaaaaaaaagtatttctgtCCATCACAAATTCTATATCAATCTCACATGGATAAAATTTGTTTgaccattgttttgttttgctttttagattAGCACCCTATTTTGATATTCTCATCATTATAATAGATTTTGCATACACTAATTCTCCTTAGATTCCCTAAAGCCACCAAGACTACAGCCACTCACCCTACTTCCTTCCCGAGTTCTCTTCCTTCTGTGCAACCAGTTTTCTCCTGGTCCTTTTACTGACACCCCTCAGTGTGCcctgttcttatttttaagttcGTAGAAAGCTATATGAAGGGTCACATTATGATTAATCAAAACTATTGCAACCGGTCAGGTGTGatgacacatgcttgtaatcctagcacttgggaggttgaggcagggatGAGGTTACATggtgagttttaggctagcctggctaTATATCAAGGCCTTATCttgaaaaattaaacacacacacacattgtttttttttttttttttgagacagggtctctctgtgtaacagccttggctgtcctggaactcactttgcagaccaggttggcctcaaattcacagagatttgcctgcctctgcttcctgaatgctgggaataaggtatgcactaccatgctcagagaataaaactatttttaatatctGCAATCAAGTCAGGCTTGCCTGCCATATCAGTGCCCAGGGGGCTGGAGCAAGATCAGTAGTTCAAAGCTACCTTCAGGTACATACCAAGTTCATAAACCAGCCGGAGCTACAGACCCATGTCtcaacaaaagacaaaaccttttgCAGTCAAGACTCTGTAAGTGCTAAGTAGCCATATCTCCATtcttcttaggagacagctcagtggttctcCAATTCACTTTAGTCTGATGATGGATAGCAATGTGACCATGTGGTCGAAAATTTCACTTCTAGTCACTTTATGCAGAAgtccaggaaataatgtttactATTTCCTTCAATAGGAAAAGCAACTGGTGTGCAGCAATGAATTGATGAAGAAGCGTGAAGATTATTTAACAGTCTTCCACAGCTCCGCACAGCCTGCAGGATAAAGTTCAGAATCCTTAAACTGACAATCACACCTTAGAAGCTGAGCCTCATCTTTCTTTCTAGCACAATTTCATAATCCTCCTCCTTACCCCTGGCCCATACATGCTAATCTAGTCCTAGTTCTATGGGAGAATCAATGTTTCTGCAGTCTCCTGGTGTGTACCCAGCCACCTTCCAATCAGACTGCAAAGGACACTCCATTTGGAGTGTTATAATTTATATAAGCCGCACCCTCCATGCAGAAAGTGTCAATCCATATTGACTCTTTCAATTCTCAAACTGGCATTTGTCTTTTTAATCACTAATTGTGAGCAAACAGTACCCCCCACTCCCTTTACTGTCATGCTGCCCCTTAAAGCCTGCACAAGCCTACTTCTCTTCGCACTGCTCAACCaaacttttgtgtttttaaattaaaacccCTTATGATAAACATCCTATTTTGAAAGCCCTCTGTATCACAATAGATTTTGCAAATACTAATTCTTGGATTCTCTAAAGCCACCAAGACTgcagcctccttccttccttccttccttccttccttccttccttccttccttccttccttccttccttcccgaGTTCTCTTCCTTCTGTACATCCAGTCTTCTTCTGGTTCTTATGCTGACATCCCTCAGTGTGcctctctctttatctgtctgtctgtctgtctgtctgtctgtctgtctctctgccccctgTCCTAGTCTTTCTCCGATTGATTTTTCATTTGACCCCGTCACTCAAGGACTCCCCATATTCCTCTAGTTAAAAATTTAGGGTTTATTGGATTCAAAACAGCATTAAAATGCTTCCTCCTCTGTCAGCTCTACAAACTCCATCTTTGTGTATCTAGTTTATTCTAGCTTCTTGGACAGAGTGGAATACAGATGAGAAAGTGCAAAGGCATTGGGATAATTAGATGTAATTTCAATATGACTGAGCTACAAATATCAAACAGCAACACAAATATTGTCTTTCATCTTGAGAAATGTGGCATAGAGCATACCATGTACATCCCATTTGGGTCTCAGTTTCTCCCCTATAAATTAGACAAAATAACACAAGCCTTTTAGATTTACCATATGAATCCCAATGGTGAGTTCTTGTGCACACTCAATAACCTTTATTATCGTTATTTTCATACCCACCtgacccatatatatacatatacaatatatatatatatatatacatatactatatatatatatatatatatatatataatatatatatatatatatatattggtttttcgagacagggtttctctgtatagccctggctgtcctggaactcactctgtagcccaggctggcctcgaactcagaaatccgcctgcctctgcctcccaagtgctgggattaaaggagtgcgccaccaccgcccagcatgacCCATATTTTTATAGGCTATTTCTCCCAACTCATTTCTTCATTTGTGCCATATACCTCAGCAAAGGCACATGCATGAGCGAGTTTATTGTCTGGCTCCGTGGTTTCCAATAGTTTACTGTATCAACACCCCAGTCCTATTTATAAATGTTCTGGTTCCAATCCcagtcccttcttccttctccctgtttCCAAATGAATACCATTTTTTCCAAACAAACATGAAATATTCTGATCTGCAAAATATACCATATACTCTTTACAACTTGAGATTTGCCTTGAAGTCTGTGTGTGTAATGAGGCTTGTTATCCTCTAAGCTGGACAttattttgttcttgctttttcttcagGTTAGTCATATTCTGCCCACTATGCAATGTTTTGTGCATAACTGATCTTTCCTGCTTATAGACTATAACCCTTCCATGGGAGTAGCTAGCTGCTTCTTCATGCTAGTTCTCTAAGCTGATACATATGTATTAAACaagaacaaccaaacaaaaccatgtTTCCTTGAAGAATTTTCATTGTCCCAGCCTCTTAAAAAGGAGTGGAAATATAATGGCGGGCTAGTTAACTTTTGTTACCTTGTCACAAGCTCAAGTCATCTGGAAATCGGGAAGCTCAGTGGAGACGATACCtctatcagactggcctggagGCAAGTCTGgatgtgttttcttgattaatgattgatatgtgTGGGCCCAGCCCACTGGAGGCAGTGCCACTCTGGGAAaatggtcctgggttatataaaagAGCCTAGCAAaacatggagaacaagccagtaagcagcattctctGCGGACTCTGCTTCTGTTCTTCCCTCCCAGGTTCAAGCCTGGCCCTGTCTTGagctcctgccttagctttctgtAGTAACTGACTGCACCTTGTAGGGTAACagaaagcctttcctccccaggctggttttggtcagtgttttatcacagccacagaagccagactagcacaggtgggggtgggggtggggtgtacaCACAGCACTGCTAAAGCACCCCCAGAGGGGATACCCAACCTGGGATGAAGCAGCCATCCTAGAGATTGACCAGGTAAGACTTTAAGCTTGTTATCAATTGCAATCAACCCCTTGAGGAACCCTCTACCAATTTGCTAAGCTTGACCATAGTTCTTTTCTTCCCCAGAGCTATTTTCCTAACCTTCCACTCTCCTCTAAGTCAGAGTAAACAAGAGATTTTGTTTTAAGCCCACAATTGAACACttaagggatgtgtgtgtgtgtgtttatgtgttaagtatttgattattttcttgaaatttcttTCAGTTAAAACCCAAGTCCAGAGTTTTAGAGGCATTCTCTTAAGGTAGTACCTAGCATAACTTTTCATATAGCAGAAATTCAGTACATAagttttaaaaggagagagagagagagagagagagagagagagagagagagagagagagagagagagagagagtcttgcAGAAACAGGTATTGAATTCCTAGGTCTTAAAGGTCTGTGGCCTGGCTAAGAATTGATCATAGTCACCATTACAGAACTTGATGTTGGTGAACTGCGGCAAAAAAGATGGAGAGATACAAAATGAGCACAGCACTTGGGGGCTTAACTCTCTAACAGGTAAACTACATAATCTTTGAGGCCAGATGTTATATAGATTTAAGTATTAGCAACAAGTTCTGTGGAATggagatattattttattttatatttactggtACTGTGTCAAATCAAAAATGCAAAAGAATTAAGGAATCAAAAATAATAGAAGCCCAGTTATTCTCCCATACTACATgtagttcacattttaaaaagtttcaacTAATTTTTGCAGTTTGTTGCTGTACAGTATGCAATTATGTGATTATTCATCTCAATTATGTAAAATTCTCATTACTGAGAGAAAACTTGTTTTTACTGAGACAGTAGAGTAAAAGTGGATCTTTGGAGACCTGACTTTTTGTATATGAAAAATTGAAACCCATAAATCTCCCAAGAGCCAGGAACTACATACTGAAAACTCATCCTTACCTCTCTCGGGCTAGACAATTCCTTTCTGGAAACCTAGGCTTTTCTCCCACGAGAGATTTATAAGCAGGCAAGGGCAAGTTCGGTTTGTTTCATagcattatctttttaaaaagtgtatgcGTGTGAAATCGGTACACAATGCATTTGCACTTTTCCTGGCAATCCCTAGGGCATGATATTTTTTTGAAATCCAAGAAATTTATTAAAGAGCTATTTGGGTGTAGCACCTAGTGCACGGGGCTCCCAGGGTATATCCCTCCCTGAACTCAGATCTTAACAACACTACTTACTATGCCATCTTGGCCAGTAATCCCAAGTTCCTTGAGCCTTACATTCCTAATCAATAAAATGGAAACGACTCCTGTGTGATGGATGTGTCGGTACAGTCAGCTGAAGGTACATAACCACACAAAAGACCCGGCGGATGCTCTTTGAAAGGCAATCACTCGACTGCCTCTGGGAGGCTCCAGAATCAAGGTCTCGGAGCTCTTTGGACTCTGAGGAGCCTCAAAGACGGGAGACACACCCACATCTTTTCCGCCTCGTTTGGTATCACCCAAGACCCAGACACCGCTCTGGGCCCCGTTCCGGAGCCCGCTGGCGTACACTGTTCTAGAGCCTTCTTTTCTCTGCCAGAGGCTCACGCGGTTCGGATAGAGCTTCCGGGTCCCTCCACTGCTGCCGGCGTTCAGCAGGAACCCAGCACCGCGCTCCATCTTCTTGGCTTTCTGAACCTGTCCGAAGGTGAGCACCCACGATCGCCGCTAGTCACCGCCCTAGCCCTATCCACAGCATTACACGCAGCAGCCAGCTCAGCAGCAGGAGACGCGGAAGGCCGCGTTACCTAGGAAACTGGGGCGGGACCACGCAAACACCGCCTTCCAGAGGGTTTGCGCGCAGGCGCAGAGCCTGGCTCCGAGTGTCGCGAGAGCCACTTCCCGGAAGTTCCACGTCAGTGGGTCGGCTGGTCCACGGGTCGGTGGGTTCCTGAGTACTGGAGTGTTGCCCGGAGCCTGGGGGCTCGGACAGTCGGAGCCATGGTAGGTCGGGCCTCACCGGATAGAGAGCGGAGCCCACCGGCTGCGGCGGGTTCCCGGGGCTTCCGGGCTAGGAGCTGTAGTTAGAAGCGGTCCGCGCTGTtgcggctgcggctgcggctgcggcCTGGCGGGGTCCTCCGGTCCCGTTGGAGTCCTGGGAGGAAGAAGGCCGGACCGGGAGGCTGCCGTGGGTACACCGTAGTGTAATTGGGTGCCTGCGAGTGAGCGGCCCCCGACTGTCCTGGCAGCCAGGGCGCCTGTTGGTGCACCTGCAATCTGCACTGGGTCCAATAGTGCGAGTAAATGCTAGAAGCAGGAATCGGACGCCAAAAGCAACTTTGACAAAGTCACTCCATCTGTCATTGAGCTGGTGGTTGCTAATCCAGCATCCAGGTTGCGCGCGGTGTTTGGTAGTGTGCAGACACCAAATTGCAAActtatgcagagagagagagagagaaataaaaaaaaaacacaaagtgaATTGTATATGGACTCAGAGGTGGAATATCAAATGCTTTGGCGGCCCAGTTCGTCGGGTTCTAGCTGGTGTTGATTGGGCCTTCTGTGCTCACAGAGGATGACGTTTTTGGGAAAAACCCTTAGATCTGCCTAATTTCATTCTGAAACATAATTCCAGTAGTGAAATCTTGCTTTCATTCTTCAATATTTATGAGTTCCATACCCACAGAATGAGCTGGTGGAAGACGTTTGGGGAAAACTGCTGTGTGAATAcgtgctgtcattttttttttcttgtaatagTATACAACAGCTCTTTACAACTTTGACCCTGTTCTAACTAATCTAGAGGTGACGGGGCAATGGGTAGATTATAAGCACTTATATAACTGAACTTGAGGGTTCTGGCTTGGTGGAGGGTACTGGAACCATGTGCAGACAACCAAAAGATGGCTGTATTTTAAGTCTCGAGTAAAAAGTACaaaacatgaatttatttatttgctcactCACTGTCACTGTCCTGCATTTTGCTAAACATTTACCAGCTGATTGTAATCGAAGCCTGTAGATAATTATGAGTAATGTTTATGGTGGTTACTATAAGCCTTGCTCTGCTCTAACTGAACTCTGATTTTAAATCTTGGAACTCTTAAAAGAGATATTATTATTATCCCTGATTATACAAGCCAAACCTGGGGGGGTGTTAATTAAACTTACTACCGTGTATCTGACTTGAGTGCTACAGCTGAGGCTTTGTAGCAAGACTGTGGACCTCAATTATCCTACCTGTTCTTCTGCTGTTCCCAAATAAATATGGTGTGGAGAAAAAGAACTGGATAAGCATTGAGCCTGCCCTTAAGAGATAATCCACTCCACAACAGAAGAGCTGTGTACGTGGATGTACTGTAAACGGGGAAGAATCCTCTGGCTAGGCCAATCAGAAAGGGTGTAATAGTGGCAGTGACATTTAAACTAAGTCTGGAGTTGAGGATGCAGTGCCAGTACTTTAATCATCTAAGACCTGGTGtgatatctttaaaaagaaatcatgacTGAGATGGTAAGTATGACTACCGGAGCTCTTGCCTGCAGtaatggacattttaaaatggGTATCTTTGCTTTGGAGTATGTGCAGCTATACTAGGTAGTTCAGAGATCCCTGGCCATTTTGAAAAAGTCAATTTAAAACATTGTTAGGATTTATCCTAACAATcctattttatacacacacacacacacaaaatccacaCTCACGTACTTGAATGTGGTGGCTTATGTTATGTTGAAGATCCCACTATGGCTCCTGGCATAATATATTTCCTGCTTGTTGTTGATTCGAAGATGAGAGGGAGAAGTTAAAATTTGTGACAGTAATTTGTGTGccagaaattaagaaattattgaAAAGGTTTGCGTCCCTAAAATTAGTATGTGATTCACAGCTGGTGGCTTGAGTATGTTAGAGATGGGCAGGACCACATGACAGTAGAGGTGTTCTTGTGAGAACTGAAGAGTTAGAACATGGGCCCCAAAGCTGGTTTTGGAAGTGAGGAAGGCAAACATTGAAGAACAGCTAGAAGTAGACAGTGACCTACAtttgacagagacacagaaagaggtgATTAAGAGCCTTGTTGGGTGTTTGTTTTGGGATGTTGCCTCTGCTGGATCCTCACTTTGTGCTGAGACGCAACCTTAAATTTCTGTTGAATTCATGATTGTTACGGAACAGCAGAGACACTAGCACAGTAACTCATCCTGACAGTGGCTTCAGATTATTGCAGGGAAAGTCCATTTTAAATGAGCTACAAGAcagagtggaagaagagagagtgCTCCAGAACTTCATTGTCTAATGAATTAACTTGTCTTCTGTGATGGCATCCTGGGAGAAGCAGAACACAGTCACTCGCTCACATCATTTTCTGTTCTGTGGTTCAAATAAGGAGTCTGACTGGAAAGGGGCAGTTTTAAACTATTGCTATTTTATGGCTTAATTTTGTTTAGAATTGTTCTATTTTTCAGTATGTTTCTGTAAATTCAAAAGGCCTTTATGAACATAAGTAAACCTTTATTGATCAGACATTATTACTTGCCTACAGTTTAAATGCCCTCCCcatctgattatttttaaagagctcATTTAATATTATGGTTTAGGATTACTACAGCTTCGTGAATGGCATGTTTTTACAACATATTCTAGTACAACACTAATGCATGGACATGAAATTGTGATTtagttgatattttaaatttatttacttatctataaaCTGGGTGTTTTAGAAGTATCTTCTGAAGTTCCTTAGAGGTCCCTTACTGTTTCAGGAAGTCACAGATCAGAAGTTGTACCAATAGTAAGATGCCGTTGACCTTCCCGCTAGGTTTATATTTGCACTGATGGAAGGTAACCATGCTGCTGCACCAATGCCAGAATGTGCTGGTGATacattctttttgagacagtttttccttatagctcaggctgaccttgaactcacagtctaCTTTTTCAGGGCccagagtgctgaaattacaggagtacaccaccacatccagcctgaTAACGTGTTCTGGTCTCCagacacttatttatttgtaagaaGCCAGGTTTTAAGTGAGAGCACTGTGGGTGAAACAGTAAAATGTTATTAATGCTGTCAATTTCTACGCCTTAGGAGGCAGCTTCTAAAGATTC
This window contains:
- the LOC116072217 gene encoding uncharacterized protein LOC116072217 codes for the protein MERGAGFLLNAGSSGGTRKLYPNRVSLWQRKEGSRTVYASGLRNGAQSGVWVLGDTKRGGKDVGVSPVFEAPQSPKSSETLILEPPRGSRVIAFQRASAGSFVWLCTFS